The window CGGGTCGGCGCAGCGCGGGGTCAGCAGGACGGCGTCCACGCCGAGCGCCGCGGCGTTGCGGAACGCGGCCCCGAGGTTGGCGTGGTCGACGATGTCCTCGAACACGGCGACCCTCCGCACGTCGCCCTCCGCCGGGGCCAGGAGGGTCGCGGCGTCGGGCAGCGGCCTGCGCCGCATGGACGCGAGGGCCCCACGGTGCACGTGGTAGCCGGTGACGCGCTCGGCGAGCTCGGGTGTGACGGCGTAGACCGGTGCCGTCGCCTCGTCGATCACGTCGCGCATGACATCGGTCCACTTGGCGGAGAGCATCATGGACCGCATCTCGTACCCGGCGTTCGCGGCGCGCCGGATCACCTTCTCGCCCTCGGCGATGAAGAGGCCCTCGGCGGGTTCCCGACGGCGCCGGAGTTCGACGTCGGTCAGGCCGGTGTAGTCGCCGAGACGCGGGTCGTCCGGGTCGTCGACGGTGATGAGTTCTGCCACGGGGTGCAACTGCCTTGTCGGGTGGGTGGAGTGCGGCCGTCGGGCCGGATCGGCCTTCGGGTCGGGAACGGCCGGTGGGCCGCGTCGGGAACGGCCTTCGGGTCGGGTCGGGAACGGCCGGTGGGCCGTCGGGCCGGAAGCCGCGGGGTCGGCCGCCGGTCCGGGAACGGCCGGGTCAGCCGTCGAGCGCCCCGGACGGTTCCGTGGCGACGGCGACGACGTCACCGATGACGATGACGGCGGGGGGACGTACCTCCTCGGCGACGGCCCTCTCGCCGACCGTCGCGAGGGTGGCGTCGACCCTGCGCTGCGCCGCGGTGGTGCCTTCCTGCACCAGGGCCACCGGGGTGTCGGGGGACTTGCCGTGGGCGATGAGGGCGCGGGCGATGGCGCCGATCTTGTCGACGGCCATCAGGAGGACCAGGGTGCCCCGCAGCTGTGCGAGGGCCTGCCAGTCCACGAGGGAGCGGGGGTCCTCCGGCGCCACGTGCCCGCTGACCACGGTGAACTCGTGCGCCACGCCGCGGTGGGTCACGGGGATACCGGCCGCGCCCGGCACGGAGATCGAGCTGGAGATCCCGGGGACGACGGTGCAGGCGATGCCCTCGGCGGCCAGCGCCTGGGCCTCCTCCATGCCCCGTCCGAAGACGAACGGGTCGCCGCCCTTGAGGCGGACGACGGACTTCCCGGCCTTGGCGTGGTCTATCAGTGCCTGGTTGATCGCCTCCTGCGCCATGAAGCGGCCGTAGGGGATCTTCGCGGCGTCGATGACCTCGACGTGCGGCGGGAGTTCGTCGAGGAGGTCACGGGGGCCGAGCCGGTCGGCGATGACCACGTCGGCCTCGGCGAGGAGACGGCGGCCACGGACCGTGATCAGGTCGGGGTCGCCCGGCCCGCCGCCGACGAGCGCGACACCGGGGGCGCGGGTGCGGTGGTGGGGCGCGGCGAGCGTTCCGTCGCGCAGGCCCTCGACGATCGCGTCGCGGACCGCGGCGGAGTGCCGGGGGTCGCGGCCTTCCGAGGTGGTGGTGAGGACGGCGACCGTGATGCCCTCGCTGCGGCCGGTGGCGGGCGTCCAGGCGGTGGCGGCCTCCGCGTCGTCGCTCCGCACGCACCAGGTGCGGGTGCGCTCGGCCTCGGCGGACGCGGCGTCGTTGGCGACGGCGTCGGAGGACGCGACGAGGGCGTACCAGGTGTCGGTGAGGTCGCCGTCCTGATACCTGCGGCGCTCCCAGCGGATCTCGCCCGCGTCGGCCATCGCCTCGACGGAGGCGGTCGCGGACGGGGAGACCAGGGTGACGTCGGCTCCGGCGGCGATGAGCGCGGGAAGCCGGCGTTGCGCGACCTGGCCGCCGCCGACGACGACGACACGGCGCCCGTTCAGGCGCAGACCGACGGGGTAGGCAGGGTGATCGTCATGCTCGGCCATGGTCGTGCGGGCTCCTCGTGCAGATGCGGTGTGCTGCGGGCCGCTGCGGCGGTGGAGCGGCTGTGACGTGGGCTGAGTGGGTGGTGGCGCGTGGGACCACGATACGGGGTGGTGACGGCGGGACCCCGGGCGGCGGCGGTGGCCCGCGGCGCGGGGGCCTCTTCGCGGGAAGGCGGCCGGATCCCGCCGCGCAGTGCGTGCCCGGGACCCGGGAGGGGTTCCCGGCTCTCGCTCCACGCGTCGGCGCGGGGCCGGTGCCGTCGGGCACAGAGGGCCGGGCGGGCGGGAGCGCGGGCGTGCCCGGGCGGGCCGGTCGGCCACGCCCGGGCACGGGGACGCCTACTTCTCGGTGACGCCCGCGGAGTCGAACGTGGCCACCTCGTGCATCGCGCGCGCGGCGCTCTGCACGATGGGCAGCGCGAGCAGGGCGCCGGTGCCCTCGCCGAGGCGCAGGTCCAGGTCGACCAGCGGGCGCAGGCCCAGCTTGTTGAGTGCGGCGACGTGCCCCGGCTCCGCACTGCGGTGGCCCGCGATGCACGCCGCGAGCGCCTCGGGGGCGATCGCCCGGGCGACCAGGGCGGCGGCGCCGGCGCTCACGCCGTCGAGGATCACCGGCGTACGGAGGGAGGCGCCGCCCAGCAGGAAGCCCACCATCGCGGCGTGCTCCAGACCGCCGATCGCGGCGAGCACGCCGATGGGGTCGGCGGGATCGGGCTGGTGCAGTTCCAGGCCCCTGCGTACGACGTCGACCTTGCGGGCGTGCATCTCGTCGTTGATCCCGGTGCCCCGGCCGGTCACCTCGGCCGGGTCCATGCCCGTGTAGACGCAGATCAGCGCCGCCGAGGCGGTGGTGTTGGCGATGCCCATCTCACCGGTGAGGAGGCCCTTGTTGCCGGCCGCCACCAGGTCGCGGGCGGTCTCGATGCCCACCTCGATCGCGGCGAGCACCTCTTCGCGGGTGAGCGCGGGCCCGGTGGTGAAGTCGGCCGTCCCGGCACGCACCTTCCGGGGCAGCAGACCGGGCGTCGCGGGGAGTTCCGTCGCGACGCCGACGTCGACGACGCAGACCTCGGCGCCCACCTGCGCGGCGAAGGCGTTGCAGACCGCCCCGCCGCCCAGGAAGTTGGCGACCATCTGGCCGGTGACCTCCTGGGGCCATGCCGTGACGCCCTGGGCGTGCACCCCGTGGTCTCCGGCGAAGATCGCGACGGCGGCCGGTTCGGGGATGGGCGGCGGGCACATCCGGGAGAGCCCGGAGAGCTGGGCGGAGATGATCTCCAGCATGCCGAGCGCACCGGCGGGCTTCGTCATCCGCTTCTGGCGCTCCCACGCCTCGCCGAGGGCCTTGGCGTCGAGCGGTCGGATCCCGGCGATGGTGTCCTGGAGCAGGTCGTGCGGCTCCTCGCCGGGGAGGGCGCGGCGGCCGTACGTCTCCTCGTGGACGACCCAGGACAGCGGGCGGCGCTTGGACCAGCCCGCCTGCATCAGTTCGGGCTCCTCGGGGAACTCGTCGACGTAACCGACACAGAGGTACGCGACGACTTCGAGGTGCTCGGGCAGGCCGAGGGCGCGGACCATCTCACGCTCGTCGAAGAAGCTGACCCAGCCCACGCCGAGGCCCTCGGCGCGGGCGGCGAGCCACAGGTTCTCCACGGCGAGCGCGGACGAGTACGGCGCCATCTGCGGCTGGGTGTGCCGGCCGAGGGTGTGCCGGCCGCCCCGGGTGGGGTCCGCGGTGACGACGATGTTCACGGGCGTGTCGAGGATCGCCTCGATCTTCAGTTCCTTGAACTGCTTGGCCCGGGCCTTGGGGAGCGACTTGGCGTAGGCCTCCCGCTGGCGCTGCGCCAGTTCGTGCATGGAACGGCGCGTCTCGGCCGAGCGGATGACGACGAAGTCCCAGGGCTGTGAGTGGCCGACGCTCGGTGCGGTGTGCGCCGCCTCCAGGACGCGGAGGAGGACCTCGTGCGGGATGGGGTCCGCGCGGAAGCCGTTGCGGATGTCCCGCCGTTCCCGCATCACGCGCAGGACGGCCTCGCGTTCGGCGTCGTCGTAGCCGGGTGCGGGCGGGCTCGCGGGCGCCGCATCGGCGGGCTCGAGGGCCTCGGTCCCTTCCGGCGCCCCGGCCGCCTCGGCCGTCACCGGCTCCTCGGCGACTGCCGGCGCTTCGGCCGTCACGGGTTCGTCGGCGACCGCGGGCGCCGCGGCCTCCACGGGGTCCTCGGAGGGCGCGGGCTCCTCGGAGGGCGCGGGCGGCGCGGGCAGATCGGCGAGGAGGGGGATCTCGGACATGTAGGCCGGCGCCGGGGCCTCGGCCGGGGCCGGGCTGACGTTGTCCTGCACCTCGGGGGTCTCGATGATCTCGGGCCCGGTGCCGGGCTCCGGCTCGGTGAAGTCCTGGAAGCCGGTCCGGGGCTCGGCCCCCGGCGCCGGCTCGGGCTCCACGGCGGCCGGGGCCTCGGGTGCCTGGACGGCGACCGGCTCCGCGGCCTCGGGAACCGGTACGGGCTCGACCGCGACCGGTGCCTCAGCGGAAACGGGTTCCGGCGCGGCGACGGGCTCCGGCTCGGCGACGGGCTCGGGCTCGGCGGGCACACCGGGCGCCTCGGCCGCGGCAGCGGGCGGAGCGGCGACCTGGACGGGGTGGGAGACCGGCTCGGCAGGAACGATGACCGGGGCGATCGGCTCGGCCGGAGCGGTGGCCGGGGCGATCGGCTCGGCCGGAGCGGTGGCCGGGGCGATCGGCTCGGCCGGAGCGGCCTGTGCGACCGCGGCCGGAATCCCGGCCGGAAGCTCGGCGGGGGCCTCGGCCGGAAGCTCCTCGGCGGGGGTCTCCGGAGCCACGGCCGCCTCGGGGGCGACCGTTTCTGCGGGACCGGCCTCCACCACGGCTTCGGGGGGCGTGACCACGGCCGTGACGTCCTGGCCGGGCGTCTCCTCCGGCAGGGCGGAAAGCGCCGGTTCGGCGGTCTGCGTGGACTCGACGGGCTGCGCCGGCTCGGCGGGCTGCGCGGTGACCGCGGCCACGGTGACGGGAGCCGCATCGGCGGAGGGCGCGGACGGGACGGGGGCGACCGGTTCCGCCAGGACGGCCTCGGATGCCGCCGGAGCATCGGGGGCCGGGGACCCGGCGGGGGCCGTGGCCGGCCCGGGCACGGCCTCGGGGGCCGCGGCCGGCTCCGGCGCACCCCA is drawn from Streptomyces sp. NBC_00178 and contains these coding sequences:
- a CDS encoding TrmH family RNA methyltransferase, with amino-acid sequence MAELITVDDPDDPRLGDYTGLTDVELRRRREPAEGLFIAEGEKVIRRAANAGYEMRSMMLSAKWTDVMRDVIDEATAPVYAVTPELAERVTGYHVHRGALASMRRRPLPDAATLLAPAEGDVRRVAVFEDIVDHANLGAAFRNAAALGVDAVLLTPRCADPLYRRAVKVSMGSVFHVPWTRLTSWPDDIGLLRDAGFTTAALCLSDRSITLDELVAQRHERLALVFGTEGDGLTPRALAAADAHVRIPMDAGVDSLNVAAASAVAFYATRIAPS
- the cobA gene encoding uroporphyrinogen-III C-methyltransferase, with the translated sequence MAEHDDHPAYPVGLRLNGRRVVVVGGGQVAQRRLPALIAAGADVTLVSPSATASVEAMADAGEIRWERRRYQDGDLTDTWYALVASSDAVANDAASAEAERTRTWCVRSDDAEAATAWTPATGRSEGITVAVLTTTSEGRDPRHSAAVRDAIVEGLRDGTLAAPHHRTRAPGVALVGGGPGDPDLITVRGRRLLAEADVVIADRLGPRDLLDELPPHVEVIDAAKIPYGRFMAQEAINQALIDHAKAGKSVVRLKGGDPFVFGRGMEEAQALAAEGIACTVVPGISSSISVPGAAGIPVTHRGVAHEFTVVSGHVAPEDPRSLVDWQALAQLRGTLVLLMAVDKIGAIARALIAHGKSPDTPVALVQEGTTAAQRRVDATLATVGERAVAEEVRPPAVIVIGDVVAVATEPSGALDG
- the cobT gene encoding nicotinate-nucleotide--dimethylbenzimidazole phosphoribosyltransferase; the protein is MTDTGQIPGEGLPENAGMVEQPGVPAPDAYTYLEPSEHAPEDDDLLLMPAAQGAWSDAPATGQYENVLPHQVPAQGGPANGTHPSGAAEVNGVRIPAHQPVQVPVAASPVRRPLHRGPSSTEAPSYGGATGVVRSLADRGPAGAPQTAAPVRPAGPPTAGPEYFDVPADDAAQLPGPQMGEIPPQGAPAWGAPEPAAAPEAVPGPATAPAGSPAPDAPAASEAVLAEPVAPVPSAPSADAAPVTVAAVTAQPAEPAQPVESTQTAEPALSALPEETPGQDVTAVVTPPEAVVEAGPAETVAPEAAVAPETPAEELPAEAPAELPAGIPAAVAQAAPAEPIAPATAPAEPIAPATAPAEPIAPVIVPAEPVSHPVQVAAPPAAAAEAPGVPAEPEPVAEPEPVAAPEPVSAEAPVAVEPVPVPEAAEPVAVQAPEAPAAVEPEPAPGAEPRTGFQDFTEPEPGTGPEIIETPEVQDNVSPAPAEAPAPAYMSEIPLLADLPAPPAPSEEPAPSEDPVEAAAPAVADEPVTAEAPAVAEEPVTAEAAGAPEGTEALEPADAAPASPPAPGYDDAEREAVLRVMRERRDIRNGFRADPIPHEVLLRVLEAAHTAPSVGHSQPWDFVVIRSAETRRSMHELAQRQREAYAKSLPKARAKQFKELKIEAILDTPVNIVVTADPTRGGRHTLGRHTQPQMAPYSSALAVENLWLAARAEGLGVGWVSFFDEREMVRALGLPEHLEVVAYLCVGYVDEFPEEPELMQAGWSKRRPLSWVVHEETYGRRALPGEEPHDLLQDTIAGIRPLDAKALGEAWERQKRMTKPAGALGMLEIISAQLSGLSRMCPPPIPEPAAVAIFAGDHGVHAQGVTAWPQEVTGQMVANFLGGGAVCNAFAAQVGAEVCVVDVGVATELPATPGLLPRKVRAGTADFTTGPALTREEVLAAIEVGIETARDLVAAGNKGLLTGEMGIANTTASAALICVYTGMDPAEVTGRGTGINDEMHARKVDVVRRGLELHQPDPADPIGVLAAIGGLEHAAMVGFLLGGASLRTPVILDGVSAGAAALVARAIAPEALAACIAGHRSAEPGHVAALNKLGLRPLVDLDLRLGEGTGALLALPIVQSAARAMHEVATFDSAGVTEK